In the Desulfobacterales bacterium genome, TCTGGCGCTACATTCATTTTTAGAGCTATTGCTCCCAAAAAAGACGAGCTTTCAGATAAAGTAAAAGCAGCATTAAAAAAAGCTTTAACCGAAGACGGTGTCGGAGCAAAAACAGCAATAGGATATGGAATATTTGAAATCGAATCTAATCAAATAATTATTCAAACAGATGAAATTATTTGGGAAACGGCTAATCTAATTTGGACACCAGGCAATCAAACTCTCACAGCTTCATTTGAAAATAATAAAGCTTTGAATAAAGGAGAGCCTGCAAAAAAACTTGTCCCTGAAAGCTTACAAAAAAAATTATTTGATAAGAAAAAAGCGGTTTCAGCAAAAGTGAGCGTAGAAAAACTTGGCAATCAATTTAAAATCTTAAAAATTGAAACTGTGTAGTCAACAACCCCCGACTAAAGTCGGAGGCTTGCGGAAGTAATTCTGCGAGCTTGGTTGATTAGCCTAAGTTTTTAGAGAACTACGTTGGTTGAGAATGATATAGGCACTCTGGGATACTCCACACGTTCCAGACACTGCGGCTAATGGTTAAAAATCTCTGAGGGCAGGAGACGTGCTGTTAGTAAAAACCTCTTCCAACATTGGCGAAGTGGACCTACAGCCGAAAGGCTGCATTATTCTGAAAGGAATTTTTATGATTTATGTATTAGGCAAAAATGGAAAGCCTTTAATGCCTACAAAAAGGCATGGAAAGGTCAGACATTTACTAAAAAGTGGTAAAGCTAAAATAATTTCTGTTAAACCTTTTACTATTCAATTGTTATATGAAACGACTGAATATACTCAGCCCATTATTTTAGGGATAGATGCTGGATACCAGAATATAGGTTTTTCTGCTGTTTCCGAAAAAAAAGAATTCATTGCCGGCGAATGCAAATTGATTGATGGTCAAGTGGAAAGAAACAAAGAACGAATTATGTATCGAAGAAATAGAAGAAATCGATTGCGTCATAGAAAACCTAAGTTTGACAATCGCCGAAAAAAAGAAGGATGGTTTGCTCCAAGTATTCAGCACAAATTAGACAGTCATAGGCGCTTGATAGAAAAATTAAAAAAGATACTTCCTATTACTCAAATAATAGTTGAAGTAGCGGCATTTGATATTCAGTTAATTAAAAATCCCAATATTTCTGGTATTGAATATCAACACGGAGAGCAGACAGGCTATTGGAATTTAAGAGAGTATATCATGCATCGGGATAATCATGAATGTCAAAATCCTAATTGTAACAACAGAGCTAAGGAAAAAGTCCTTGAGATACATCACATAGGATTTTGGAAAGAAGATAGAACTGATCGTCCTGCAAACCTGATTACTTTATGCACTAAATGCCATATTCCAAGAAATCATCAAAAAAATGGATTTCTTTATGGATGGAAGCCTAAACTTAAAAATTTCAGACCAGAAACATTTATGTCTATTGTTAGATGGAAAATGGTCAATGCTTTAAAATGTCAACATACCTACGGGCATATTACAAAGTCTAAAAGGATTGCTTTAAAATTATCGAAAAGTCATGTTAATGATGCTTTTGTAATTGCAAACGGAACTACACAAAATAGAATTGAATCATTGAATATTACACAGGTTCGCAGAAATAATCGTTCATTAGAAAAATTTTATGACGCAAAATATATTGATATTCGTTCCGGTAATGCTGTAAAAGGCAAAGATTTAGATTGTGGACGTAGAGTTCGTAACAAGTGTAGTGAAAAAAATGCTCCTAATTTAAAAATATTTAGAGGGGAGAAAATATATAGCGGACATAGAAGCATACGGAAGCAAAGATATTCATTTCAACCATCGGATATAGCAGTTTTTGAAGGAAGTAAATATGAAGTAGCGGGTATTCAAAATATTGGAAGTTACATTAAGCTCAAGAAATTACCTAAACCCGTTAAGATAGATAGAGTTAAGATTTATAGATATGGCAAGGGTTTTAATTTACTTAATGCGGCATAACAAAATGGTTTTTAAATCGTTTTTTTGCCTTCGCTGCTAACGCAGCTCAGACTAAAAAGCCGATTTAAAAAGTGCTTTTCATCCCCTCACTAAAGTGAGAGGTTTTCAAGCACAAATTTATAAAAAAAAAAGGGACGATATTTTTCCGTCCCCTTTTTTTATATAAAAACACTGCATATCAATGTTCCATCAATTGTTTTACATTAATATTCATAGCCTTTGCAATTTTACGAAGAGTTTTTACGCCTATATGCTTTTTTCCTGATTCCATTTGAGAAAAAATTTCTTGTGTAACGGCAATTCTTTCGGCGATTTGTATCTGAGTCAAGTTCAAATATTTACGCCACGCTCGAATCAAAGTATATCCTTTCTTAATAGTCATTCCTACAACCTCATGGGGAAGGCTGTTTTTTTCTGGAATACGTGGTTCATTAGATATTTGGGGAAATATTTGGATATACTCATCATACGGGATAACTACAAAGGCTGGCTCACCGTTATGTGCTATAATTTGAATATTAATAGGTGCGTTCATTACGTTGCTTTACCTCCTGTATTGCAATAATTTTAATAGTTTGCTGAACATCAAAAAGAACACGCCACTTGCCGACTTTCAACCTATAATCATATTTTATAGAAAAATAAATATAATTTTGATTGCAATATTGCAATTATAGATTTAAATCTAATTAAAGTTTAATGATATTAATACCCAATCATATCTGTAAAATCATCTAAAATTGCACCAACCTCTTTCTAAAGGAGCTAATATGCCTAACAATGAAATTGACACCTTAATTTGCACCGTAGGAACAAGCTTATTTTTTCCGAATTTAAATCTTTTAAAACCAGAATTCCAATATCAAAATGAGCCCCATGACATTCTTTCTAAGGCTGATAAATCAGCTCTTGAGCGTTTAAATTTATGGTCAGATAAAACAAAATTAGAAGGAATTTTAAAAAACATAAAAAAATTCTACGATGAAAAAAATTTCTCCCATTTAGCAGGACAATTAATTTTACTTCCTCCTGAACTT is a window encoding:
- the cmr6 gene encoding type III-B CRISPR module RAMP protein Cmr6, translated to MNPHYGNYYGDDEAITSPGDSLTPNPIKFLTVQSGATFIFRAIAPKKDELSDKVKAALKKALTEDGVGAKTAIGYGIFEIESNQIIIQTDEIIWETANLIWTPGNQTLTASFENNKALNKGEPAKKLVPESLQKKLFDKKKAVSAKVSVEKLGNQFKILKIETV
- a CDS encoding HNH endonuclease — translated: MIYVLGKNGKPLMPTKRHGKVRHLLKSGKAKIISVKPFTIQLLYETTEYTQPIILGIDAGYQNIGFSAVSEKKEFIAGECKLIDGQVERNKERIMYRRNRRNRLRHRKPKFDNRRKKEGWFAPSIQHKLDSHRRLIEKLKKILPITQIIVEVAAFDIQLIKNPNISGIEYQHGEQTGYWNLREYIMHRDNHECQNPNCNNRAKEKVLEIHHIGFWKEDRTDRPANLITLCTKCHIPRNHQKNGFLYGWKPKLKNFRPETFMSIVRWKMVNALKCQHTYGHITKSKRIALKLSKSHVNDAFVIANGTTQNRIESLNITQVRRNNRSLEKFYDAKYIDIRSGNAVKGKDLDCGRRVRNKCSEKNAPNLKIFRGEKIYSGHRSIRKQRYSFQPSDIAVFEGSKYEVAGIQNIGSYIKLKKLPKPVKIDRVKIYRYGKGFNLLNAA
- a CDS encoding helix-turn-helix transcriptional regulator, encoding MNAPINIQIIAHNGEPAFVVIPYDEYIQIFPQISNEPRIPEKNSLPHEVVGMTIKKGYTLIRAWRKYLNLTQIQIAERIAVTQEIFSQMESGKKHIGVKTLRKIAKAMNINVKQLMEH